From a region of the Calliphora vicina chromosome 4, idCalVici1.1, whole genome shotgun sequence genome:
- the LOC135958168 gene encoding glyoxalase domain-containing protein 4, translated as MSQITGRALHYVFKIGNRSKNSFFFRNILGMKVLRHEEFKEGCEAQCNGPYDNRWSKTMVGYGPESSNFVFELTYNYGVTSYEMGNDFAGVVLKSQESIERALANNYPMTDVEDKKLLVSPDGYKFYIIPETEPKDQDPVVNVGLSVSNLEQSKKYWHDLLRMNLLLEDDNSILLNYGDNQAALCLKQSKEALNRAKAYGRIAFAVPKDQQPYINDIITKAEGKILTPLIELDTPGKETVRVIILADPDGHEICFVDEEGFGKLSAVEDDADKMLDKYIGKDPFQKELDAKEQ; from the exons atgtctcaaataACCGGTCGTGCCCTGcattatgttttcaaaattggAAATCGTTCGAAAAATTCCTTTTTCTTTCGCAATATTTTGGGAATGAAg GTTTTGCGTCATGAAGAATTTAAGGAGGGCTGTGAGGCTCAGTGTAATGG ACCTTATGACAATCGTTGGAGTAAAACAATGGTGGGCTATGGTCCAGAatcttcaaattttgttttcgaattGACTTATAATTATGGAGTAACCAGCTATGAAATGG GCAATGATTTCGCTGGTGTCGTCTTAAAATCTCAGGAATCTATTGAACGTGCTTTGGCCAACAATTATCCTATGACCGATGTGgaggataaaaaattattagtttCCCCTGATGGCTATAAATTCTACATTATACCCGAAACTGAGCCGAAAGACCAAGATCCCGTTGTAAATGTTGGTCTCAGCGTTTCTAATCTCGAGCAATCTAAAAAATACTGGCATGATTTGCTGCGCATGAATCTATTGCTTGAGGATGATAATTCCATTTTACTTAATTATGGTGACAATCAAGCTGCTTTGTGCCTCAAACAAAGTAAAGAAGCCTTAAACCGGGCCAAGGCTTATGGTCGCATTGCTTTTGCCGTGCCCAAAGATCAACAGCCCTATATTAATGATATTATAACAAAGGCTGAGGGAAAAATATTAACACCACTCATTGAGTTGGATACACCGGGCAAGGAGACTGTACGCGTTATTATATTGGCTGATCCGGATGGTcatgaaatttgttttgtggATGAGGAAGGTTTTGGTAAATTATCGGCTGTGGAAGATGATGCCGATAAAATGTTGGATAAATACATTGGCAAAGATCCATTCCAAAAAGAGTTGGATGCTAAAGAGCAATGA